Genomic window (Achromobacter sp. B7):
CGCCGTCCGTATGGTGGAGGTCGATGGCGAACACGCCGGCCAGCGTCTGGACAACTTCCTGATGCGCTTGTGCAAGGGCGTGCCCAAGACCCACATCTACAAGGCCATCCGTGGCGGCGAGGTGCGCGTCAACAAGGGACGCATCTCGGTCGACTATCGCATCGTCGCCGGCGACATCGTCCGCATCCCGCCCTTGCGCTTGCCCGACCCGGGCAAGCCGCGCCCGGTGCCGGGCGCCGAGTTCCCCGTGGTGTTCGAAGACGACGCCCTGCTGGTGGTGGACAAACCCGCCGGCGTGGCGGTGCATGGGGGCAGCGGGGTGTCGTTCGGCGTGATCGAGCAACTGCGCGCCGCTCGGCCCGATGCCAAGTTCCTGGAACTGGTGCATCGCCTGGACCGCGAAACGTCCGGGCTGTTGATGGTGGCCAAGAAACGCAGCGCCTTGCTGGCGCTGCACGCGATGCTGCGCGAAGGCAAGGGCGACAAGCACTATCTGGCGCTGGTCCAGGGCGATTGGGTGAATGACCGCCAGCACATCAAGCTGGGCCTGTCCAAATGGACGACGCAATCCGGCGAGCGGCGCGTTAAGGTCGACCCCGACGGCCAGACCGCGCACACCATCATCACGCTCAAGCAGCGTTTCGGCGGTTACAGTCTGGTCGACGCGGAACTGCGCACCGGTCGTACGCATCAAATCCGGGTGCACCTGGCGGCCAGCGGCTTTCCCATTGTGGGTGATGACAAATACGGGCATGACGACGTGCGCGCGGAATTTTCGCGCATGGGTTTCGGTCGGATGTTCCTGCATGCTCATCAATTGACTCTGGCCCACCCGGTCACCGGCGAGCCCATGACCCTGACCGCCGAGCTGCCGCCCGCCTGCCAAAAAATACTGAAACAACTGGAGTCGGTCTGATTATGTCGTCGTATTCGCTGGTCGTTTTTGACTGGGATGGCACCCTGATGGATTCCACGCACAGCATCGTGGCCGCCATCCAGGGCGCTTGCCGGGACCTGGAATTGGCGGTGCCGTCGGCGTCCGAGGCTAGCTGGGTGATTGGTCTGTCCCTGGAAAGCGCGTTGCGTCGTGCCGTGCCGGAGCTGACGCAGGCGATGATGCCGCGCTTTCTTGAGCGCTACCGCACCCACTACCTGCTGCGCGACCCCGAACTGCGCCTGTTCGACGGCATTCCCGAACTGTTGCAGACCCTGGCCGACCAGAACGTGCGCTTGGCGGTGGCCACCGGCAAAAGCCGGGTCGGCCTGACCCGCGCGCTGGCGGCAACGGGCCTGGGTCCGCTGTTTGACGCCACGCGCACGGCGGACGAAACCTTCAGCAAGCCGCATCCCGCGATGTTGCACGAGCTCATGCAGGAGCTGGACGTGGACCCCGCTCGCGTGGTGATGGTGGGCGACACCTCGCATGATCTCCAGATGGCGGTCAATGCGGGCGTGCACGGCCTGGGCGTGACCTATGGCGCGCATACCGTGAAGGAGCTTCAGGGTTGTGCGCCACAGGCGGTGCTCGATAGCGTGCCGCTGGTGCGTGAATGGCTGCTGCCCCGGGTGTCGGCCGGCGCCTGATCCGGGAAAGATCGCACACGGGGCGCGCCGCCGCGGAATATCATGGGGCGGCGCAGCGTCTATGACTTGTACCCGGCGGCTACGGCCGACGGTCGGTGAACCGGAGACCACGATGTTGATACGCAAGCCCCACGATATTGCCCCGTCCGAAATTACCGACGAAGCGGTCTGGCGTTCGCGCCGCGACCTCATGTTGCGCGCGGGGCTCACGGCCGCCGCCGTGGGGCTGCCCGGCTGGGCTGCGCGCAGCGCGTTCGCCCAAGACGCCGGCACACTGACCGGCAAGCCCAACGGGTCGCTCAGCGTCATGGACAAGCAGACATCGCTTGCCGACATCACGTCCTACAACAACTACTACGAATTCGGCGTCGACAAGGGCGACCCTGCCGCCAATGCCGGCAAGCTGAAGACGCGTCCGTGGACGGTCAGCGTCGAAGGCGAGGTGGGCAAGCCGCGCACATTCTCCATCGACGATCTGCTCAAGCTGGCGCCCATGGAAGAACGGGTCTATCGGCTGCGCTGTGTCGAAGGCTGGTCGATGGTGATTCCGTGGGTGGGCTATTCGGTGTCCGAGTTGCTCAAGCAGGTGGAACCCACCGGCAATGCCAAATACGTGGAATTCGTCACGGCAGTGCAGCGCGAGAACATGCCCGGCGTGCGCGCCGCGATCCTGGAATGGCCCTACGTCGAGGCGTTGCGCATCGACGAGGCCATGAACCCCCTGGCCATGCTGGTGTTTGGCGTCTACGGCAAGGTGCTGCCGAACCAGAACGGCGCGCCGCTGCGCCTGGCCGTGCCCTGGAAGTATGGATTCAAGTCGGCCAAATCGCTGGTCAAGATCCGTCTGGTGGAAAAAATGCCGGAATCTTCCTGGATCAAGGCGGCGCCCCAGGAATACGGGTTCTACGCCAACGTGAACCCGAACGTACCGCATCCGCGCTGGAGCCAGGCAACCGAGCGCCGCATTGGCGAAGACGGCCTGTTCAGCCCTAAGCGCAAGACGCTGATGTTCAACGGCTATGGCGAACAGGTGGCATCGCTTTATCAGGGCATGGACCTGAAGGCGAATTACTGAATAACGCCATGTCCGAGGTTTCCTCCCGGCGAGCCGCCGCACCGCCCGCCAAGACGCAGCTTTCCGCCAAGACTTTCGGGCGCTTCAAGCCGGTCCTGTTCCTGCTGGGCCTGGCGCCGTTCGCGCGCTGGGTGTGGCTGGGCATGGATAACGGGCTGACCGCCAACCCGGTCGAATTCCTGACTCGTTCGTCCGGTACCTGGACGCTTGTCTGCCTGCTGGTGACGCTGTCGATCACGCCGCTGCGTCGCCTGACGGGGCAGCCCGCCTTGGTGCGCGTGCGCCGCATGTGCGGCCTGTTCGCGTTTTTTTACGGCGCCATGCATTTCATGGCCTGGGTCTGGTGGGACCGAGGGCTGGACCCCGCGGCAATGTTGCAGGATATCGGCGAACGTCCCTTCATCACCGTGGGTTTCGCAGCGTTCGTGCTGATGACGGCGCTGGCGGCTACGTCCACCCAGTGGGCGATGCGCCGCCTGGGCAAACGCTGGCAGCAATTGCACCGCGCCATTTATGCGATCGGCCTGCTGGCGGTGTTGCATTACTGGTGGCACAAGGCGGGCAAGAATGACCTGACCCAGCCGGCCTTGTACGCCGCCGTGCTGGCGCTGCTGCTAGGCTGGCGCATCGTGGCGTGGTGGCGCCGCCGCGCTCGCTGACGCGCCTACAGCATTGCAAACATGATCGCGGCGGTTTCCAGGTCTGGCTGGCCGTCGTGCAAGCTGGGCCGGTAGTGCATCTGGAATGCGGCCAGCGTATTGATCGTGGCGGGGTCCAGCTTGCCGTCCTGCCCGCAGGCGTAGCCCAGCCGCTGCAACTGCTGCTGAAACCATGCCACGTCGGGCAATCCTTGGGCCTGCAACCGAGCCAGATGCTGGGCCGCGCCGGCCTCGTCGTACCAGCGGCCGATACCGGCCGCCGCCAGGGCCTTCCAAGGGAACAGTGGGCCGGGATCGACCTTGCGCTGCGGCGCGATGTCGCTATGCCCCACGACGTTTTCGGGCGCCACACCATGGCGTTGGATCAGATCGCGCAGCAGGATCGTCAGCGCCCGCACCTGACGGTCGTTGTAGGCGTGCCAGACGGGTTTGCCGTCGGCGCCTTCGGTCCAGCCCGGGTTGACGATTTCGATACCGATCGACGTGCTGTTCATGGCGATATTGCCGTACCAGGAACTGGCCCCGGCGTGCCATGCGGCACGATTTTCATCCACCAGCCGATAGGCGCGCCCGGCGTCGTTGATCAGGTAGTGCGAACTGACCTTGCCCTGCGATAGCAGCTTGAGCGAGGTGGCGTCGTCAACCGTGGTGTAGTGCAGAACGATGCTGCGTACGCGGCTGGCCTGGCCGACGGCGGTTATGGATGTGTCTAGATCCAGGCCGGCCGGGCCACGCGCGGCGCAGCCGGCTAGCACTGCCGTGGCCAGCAGGGTGGTGATAAGGCGAAACATGAGTTAGCGGGCCAGATAGAGGAAAAGCGTGGGCAGCTTGTCGAGTTGGGGTGCCGGCAGTTTTTTCCAGTCGGCCACGGTGTGCGTGACCACCCACTCGTCCGCGGTGGTGACCGAACGGGCCACGCACAGCTTGGTATCGCCTTTCAGCGCGGCCAGCAGGGTGGAGAACATGGCCGCGTTGCGATAGGGGGTTTCGATCAGCAACTGCGTCTGGTTGTGCTTGGCGGAATGCTGCTCCCAGGCTTTCAACTGCTTGGCGCGCTCGGCCGGGTCCACCGGGGCGTACCCGTGGAAGGCAAAGCGCTGCCCGTCCAGCCCACTGGCCATCAGACCCAGCAGGATGGACGACGGGCCCACCCACGGTTTGACCGTGATGCCCAGGCGGTGCGCAGCGTCCACGACTTTTGCGCCAGGGTCCGCCACGGCAGGACAGCCGGCTTCGGACACCAAGCCGATTTCGGCGCCGTGCTTGACCGGCGCCAACCAGGCGTTGATCTGCCCGACGTCAATTTTGTCCGTCAGGGTGTGAATCGTGATTTCCTGAAGTGGGCGGGTTGTGCCGATCAGTTTGAGAAAGGCGCGTGCCGTCTTGGCATTTTCGGCGATGTAGGTGTCCAGGCGTCCGGCCAGCGCACGCACGTCGGCGGGCAACCAGCGTTCGGGCGGGGCATCGCCCAGGCCCACGGGAATCAGGTGCAGGGCGCCGCTCATGCCGGCCCGCCCGGTGCGTCCAGCGGATCCAGGCCAAACTGCGCCAGCATGCGCGTCAGCGCGATCAGCGGCAGCCCGATAATGGCGGTCGGGTCATCGCTCTGGATGCTTTCCATTAGTGCAATACCCAGGCTTTCCGCCTTGGCGCTGCCTGCGGTATCGTAGGGTTCTTCGGCGCGCAGATAGGCGTCGATGGCGCGTTCTGACAGCTGGCGAAAGTGGCAACGCGTGACGATGTCGGCTTGCTCGATGCGCTGGCCGTCCGTAACCGCCAGCGCGCTATGAAATTCCACGATCTGGCCCGACAGGGCCCGCAATTGCGCCTGGGCGCGCGGGAAGTCGCCCGGTTTTCCGATAGGCTGGCCGTCGATGGTCGCCACCTGATCCGACCCGATAACGATGCTGCCCGGATGGTTCGCCGCCACGGCCATGGCCTTGGCCACCGACAGCCGCAAGGCCAGCGCGTCGGGCGTTTCGCCCGGTTGTGGCGTTTCGTCCACATCGGGAGAAACGGCGGTAAAGGGCAGGCGCAGGCGCGATAGCAATTCTTTGCGGTAAGGCGAGCTGGAAGCGAGGATCAGGCTAGGCTTTGAAGGCATGCGGTATTTGACGTTAAAGCGTAAGTCGCAGTATTATCTAACGTTTTGCGGGATTTTTGCAGCGCGAAGGCGAAAGCTTTAAGCCTCTGAGTGCAGTGGCCTTAGTGCGGTGGAATCTCGCAAATGCAAAGGATTTGATCATCAAGCGCATCGATGCATTCGCATTTGCCCAT
Coding sequences:
- a CDS encoding HAD family hydrolase codes for the protein MSSYSLVVFDWDGTLMDSTHSIVAAIQGACRDLELAVPSASEASWVIGLSLESALRRAVPELTQAMMPRFLERYRTHYLLRDPELRLFDGIPELLQTLADQNVRLAVATGKSRVGLTRALAATGLGPLFDATRTADETFSKPHPAMLHELMQELDVDPARVVMVGDTSHDLQMAVNAGVHGLGVTYGAHTVKELQGCAPQAVLDSVPLVREWLLPRVSAGA
- the msrP gene encoding protein-methionine-sulfoxide reductase catalytic subunit MsrP, encoding MLIRKPHDIAPSEITDEAVWRSRRDLMLRAGLTAAAVGLPGWAARSAFAQDAGTLTGKPNGSLSVMDKQTSLADITSYNNYYEFGVDKGDPAANAGKLKTRPWTVSVEGEVGKPRTFSIDDLLKLAPMEERVYRLRCVEGWSMVIPWVGYSVSELLKQVEPTGNAKYVEFVTAVQRENMPGVRAAILEWPYVEALRIDEAMNPLAMLVFGVYGKVLPNQNGAPLRLAVPWKYGFKSAKSLVKIRLVEKMPESSWIKAAPQEYGFYANVNPNVPHPRWSQATERRIGEDGLFSPKRKTLMFNGYGEQVASLYQGMDLKANY
- the msrQ gene encoding protein-methionine-sulfoxide reductase heme-binding subunit MsrQ codes for the protein MSEVSSRRAAAPPAKTQLSAKTFGRFKPVLFLLGLAPFARWVWLGMDNGLTANPVEFLTRSSGTWTLVCLLVTLSITPLRRLTGQPALVRVRRMCGLFAFFYGAMHFMAWVWWDRGLDPAAMLQDIGERPFITVGFAAFVLMTALAATSTQWAMRRLGKRWQQLHRAIYAIGLLAVLHYWWHKAGKNDLTQPALYAAVLALLLGWRIVAWWRRRAR
- a CDS encoding Maf-like protein, giving the protein MPSKPSLILASSSPYRKELLSRLRLPFTAVSPDVDETPQPGETPDALALRLSVAKAMAVAANHPGSIVIGSDQVATIDGQPIGKPGDFPRAQAQLRALSGQIVEFHSALAVTDGQRIEQADIVTRCHFRQLSERAIDAYLRAEEPYDTAGSAKAESLGIALMESIQSDDPTAIIGLPLIALTRMLAQFGLDPLDAPGGPA
- a CDS encoding SAM-dependent methyltransferase, with the translated sequence MSGALHLIPVGLGDAPPERWLPADVRALAGRLDTYIAENAKTARAFLKLIGTTRPLQEITIHTLTDKIDVGQINAWLAPVKHGAEIGLVSEAGCPAVADPGAKVVDAAHRLGITVKPWVGPSSILLGLMASGLDGQRFAFHGYAPVDPAERAKQLKAWEQHSAKHNQTQLLIETPYRNAAMFSTLLAALKGDTKLCVARSVTTADEWVVTHTVADWKKLPAPQLDKLPTLFLYLAR
- a CDS encoding N-acetylmuramoyl-L-alanine amidase, giving the protein MFRLITTLLATAVLAGCAARGPAGLDLDTSITAVGQASRVRSIVLHYTTVDDATSLKLLSQGKVSSHYLINDAGRAYRLVDENRAAWHAGASSWYGNIAMNSTSIGIEIVNPGWTEGADGKPVWHAYNDRQVRALTILLRDLIQRHGVAPENVVGHSDIAPQRKVDPGPLFPWKALAAAGIGRWYDEAGAAQHLARLQAQGLPDVAWFQQQLQRLGYACGQDGKLDPATINTLAAFQMHYRPSLHDGQPDLETAAIMFAML
- a CDS encoding RluA family pseudouridine synthase translates to MRKETSSPISPSKAAPAVRMVEVDGEHAGQRLDNFLMRLCKGVPKTHIYKAIRGGEVRVNKGRISVDYRIVAGDIVRIPPLRLPDPGKPRPVPGAEFPVVFEDDALLVVDKPAGVAVHGGSGVSFGVIEQLRAARPDAKFLELVHRLDRETSGLLMVAKKRSALLALHAMLREGKGDKHYLALVQGDWVNDRQHIKLGLSKWTTQSGERRVKVDPDGQTAHTIITLKQRFGGYSLVDAELRTGRTHQIRVHLAASGFPIVGDDKYGHDDVRAEFSRMGFGRMFLHAHQLTLAHPVTGEPMTLTAELPPACQKILKQLESV